AGTTTTAAAAATATGGCAAAAACAAAACCAAAACAGCACAAACTAGAAAAAACAAAAAGAAATCGCTGCTTATTAAAGATCTTTTTAAAAGCATTTTGACTTAATACGTCAAAAGATCGAGTCATAAATCACCCCACTAACTTGCGCTTATAACAAAGAGACACTGGCTTTTTCCTGAGAAATTTCATCCAAGGATATTTGAATCTTATTTTTTATGAAGGCATCCCAAGGCAATCCAGGAACAATCTCGTAATCCCCAGAGGGCAACATACGACATGGGAAACCAAAAATCAAATCATCAGGAATACCGTAAGGATTATAATCGGAACATACTCCACTAGAGAACCACTCTCCATCCTTCGGAAGAAAAATAGAGCGTGCAGCCTCTGCTAAAGCACGAGCAGCAGACCCTGCAGAAGATTTTCCACGAGCTTCAATTACAGCGCTTCCTCGATTTTGGATAGAGGGGAACATAATATTTTCAAGCCAATCACGGTCGCTAATAACTTCTACAGCGGGTTTTCCTGAAATTAATGCCTGAGTAAAATCAGGAACTTGTTTTGCAGAATGATTCCCCCAAACAACAACATTGGTAACTTCATCCAAAGGCACTTCTGCACGATGTGCTAACATCGTATGCATACGATTTTGATCTAAACGCAGCATAGAATGGAAATTTCTTCTATTCAATTTTGGAGCTTTATTCATAGCAATCCAACAATTGGTATTTACAGGATTGCCAACGACAAAAATCTTCGCATCACGCTTTGCACACACGTTGAGCACAGAACCTTGAAGAGAAAAAATCTCTCCGTTACGTTTTAGAAGATCCGAACGTTCCATTCCAGGGCCTCGTGGTGCCGCTCCTATGAGAAAAGCTGCGTCAATACCATCACAAGCATCTTCTAAAGACGTTGTAACACGTAGCGATTGTAAAAGAGGATAAGCACAATCATCGAGTTCCATACGGACACCGGAGAGCGCTCTTTCTAAACCTGGAAGATCATACACACGAAGATCAATGCTGCAATCACTACCAAAAACATCGCCATGAGCTAGAGCGAACAAAAAGCTATAGGCGATTTGCCCTGTTCCACCCGTCACAGCAACGCTAACCGTACGCATTAGTTTCATAATCATGCCTCACTAAAAAAATCACTATAATCTTTAAATAAAAACAAAATCAAGTGCGTCTTTTTTCGATAACCGAAAAGAATAATTCCCGGCTACAACCATATTAAGAGGCGAAATAAACAAAAGCGCTACACTCTTATCCACAATACTCCGCATCTGAATTCTATACCAAGACTTATGCTTTACTTACGTTTCTGTCAAACCCTAGTTCCCACTTAGAACCTCTATAAAAGATAAAATACCAGGGGAACTAGAGTAAAAAATTTCAAAAAATATTAACGCGCAAAAAAGATAAAAAGAAACATTTCTGTTTCTTTCAGAACAGTTATGAAACGAAAAAATGAAAAAAAAGAAAGGCTAGGAAGCTATGCGGTAGAAAATAGCTCCTCGAGCTCCTACCCAAACTCCGGTACCAGATTTGATTACCTGCTCTCCCTTACGAGTAGATAAAACACCATG
The Chlamydia caviae GPIC genome window above contains:
- a CDS encoding malate dehydrogenase yields the protein MKLMRTVSVAVTGGTGQIAYSFLFALAHGDVFGSDCSIDLRVYDLPGLERALSGVRMELDDCAYPLLQSLRVTTSLEDACDGIDAAFLIGAAPRGPGMERSDLLKRNGEIFSLQGSVLNVCAKRDAKIFVVGNPVNTNCWIAMNKAPKLNRRNFHSMLRLDQNRMHTMLAHRAEVPLDEVTNVVVWGNHSAKQVPDFTQALISGKPAVEVISDRDWLENIMFPSIQNRGSAVIEARGKSSAGSAARALAEAARSIFLPKDGEWFSSGVCSDYNPYGIPDDLIFGFPCRMLPSGDYEIVPGLPWDAFIKNKIQISLDEISQEKASVSLL
- the ltuA gene encoding protein LtuA (LtuA (late transcription unit A protein) is found exclusively in the genus Chlamydia.); this encodes MFFIRVRSVGFLDIHGVLSTRKGEQVIKSGTGVWVGARGAIFYRIAS